The proteins below are encoded in one region of Lactuca sativa cultivar Salinas chromosome 3, Lsat_Salinas_v11, whole genome shotgun sequence:
- the LOC111917291 gene encoding probable folate-biopterin transporter 2 → MVEEGKDNEIYNKEEQVEADENGSPKRGIFVGINIRGPIDWLRMLSRETHWSSVVAVVVVYGINQGFGGSLARVGTEYYMKDVQKVQPSESQAFTGITNIPWIIKPIWGLLTDVVPIFGHRRRPYFVLAGIVGILSMFFLSFHEKLHIVLALAALTAGSAGVAIADVTIDACVAQHSGVHPSLAPDMQSLCALSSSIGALIGFSLSGVFVHLIGPKGVYGLLSIPYALVVLVGVVLKEPQSPSFAYRQIREKFVDAAMVMWTTLKSEDVWRPCLYMYLSFALSLNIYEGLFYWETDSKAGPSFSQEAIGFVLSIGSVGSLLGAILYQYTLKTHPFRALLFWTQLFFGLSGMLDLVFILRLNLKLGIPDYFFAVIDESVFQLVGRLKWMPLLVLSSQLCPPGIEGTFFALLMSIDNFGLMSSTWLGGLLLHVLNVTRTQFDNLWLAILIRNVLRIVPLCFLFLVPKSDAESLGFSRMEVLNVLEDSENGIQVSSSLEEDSEILLKHAEEVELTPLVTSVRS, encoded by the exons ATGGTGGAGGAAGGGAAAGATAACGAAATCTATAACAAGGAAGAGCAAGTTGAAGCGGATGAAAATGGAAGCCCCAAAAGAGGGATCTTTGTGGGGATTAATATCAGGGGCCCAATCGATTGGCTGAGAATGCTATCAAGGGAAACACATTGGAGTTCTGTGGTCGCTGTTGTGGTTGTTTATGGAATAAATCAAGGATTCGGTGGATCTCTTGCTAGAGTGGGCACAGAGTACTACATGAAAGATGTGCAAAAAGTTCAACCATCTGAATCACAAGCTTTCACAGGAATAACAAATATTCCATGGATTATTAAACCCATTTGGGGTCTTCTTACAGATGTCGTTCCAATTTTCGGGCATAGACGCAGACCTTATTTCGTTCTTGCTG GTATTGTGGGAATTCTATCGATGTTTTTCTTGTCGTTCCATGAAAAGCTGCATATTGTGCTAGCACTGGCGGCGCTAACAGCCGGAAGTGCTGGAGTTGCTATAGCCGATGTGACTATTGATGCGTGTGTAGCACAACATAGTGGAGTTCATCCTTCTCTTGCTCCAGATATGCAAAGCTTATGTGCCTTGAGTTCTTCCATTGGAGCTCTAATCGGATTTTCTTTGAGCGGTGTCTTTGTTCATCTAATTGGCCCCAAG GGAGTTTATGGGTTGCTAAGTATACCATATGCGCTTGTGGTACTGGTTGGTGTTGTGCTAAAGGAACCCCAATCACCTAGCTTTGCTTATAGACAG ATCCGTGAGAAATTTGTTGATGCTGCTATGGTTATGTGGACTACTCTGAAAAGCGAGGATGTATGGAGGCCATGTTTGTATATGTATCTCTCGTTTGCTTTGAGTTTGAATATCTATGAGGGCCTCTTCTATTGGGAAACTGATTCAAAAGCCGGCCCATCTTTCTCCCAG GAGGCTATTGGTTTTGTTTTATCGATTGGCTCAGTGGGATCCCTTTTAGGCGCGATATTATATCAATACACTTTAAAAACTCATCCTTTCCGAGCTCTGCTATTTTGGACTCAATTATTTTTTGGTTTATCAGGAATGCTAGATCTTGTCTTCATCCTAAGACTTAACCTTAAACTAGGAATCCCAGATTACTTCTTTGCGGTTATCGATGAAAGTGTGTTCCAATTGGTCGGGCGTTTAAAATGGATGCCGTTACTTGTCTTATCTTCACAACTTTGTCCACCTGGCATTGAAGGCACGTTCTTTGCTTTGCTCATGTCAATTGACAATTTTGGCCTCATGTCTTCAACATGGTTAGGTGGTTTACTTCTTCATGTATTGAATGTTACAAGGACACAATTTGACAACTTATGGTTGGCAATTTTGATACGAAATGTGCTGAGAATTGTACCTCTTTGTTTTCTGTTTTTGGTGCCTAAAAGCGATGCTGAGTCATTGGGGTTTTCACGTATGGAAGTATTGAATGTTTTAGAGGATAGTGAAAATGGTATACAAGTATCGAGTAGTTTAGAAGAAGATAGTGAAATATTGTTGAAACATGCGGAGGAGGTGGAACTTACGCCACTTGTTACTAGTGTTCGTAGTTGA